Proteins from one Mucilaginibacter jinjuensis genomic window:
- a CDS encoding DUF6932 family protein, with amino-acid sequence MIPDFINIKDAPWAVLPAGIHTTSIGQVQLRFAYNERRQFLFRGLEEALQNLFDAGCRQCFLDGSFITAKPLPNDYELCWDPAFVSPDILDTIFLDFDDMRAAQKEKYGGEFFPTIMTEGFSGKPFVEFFQTEKDTGARKGIIRLLHTY; translated from the coding sequence ATGATACCAGATTTTATAAATATTAAAGATGCTCCTTGGGCAGTATTGCCTGCCGGTATTCATACAACGAGTATCGGCCAAGTGCAACTACGCTTCGCTTACAATGAGCGGCGGCAGTTTCTTTTTCGGGGCTTGGAGGAAGCATTGCAAAATTTGTTCGATGCCGGTTGCCGGCAATGTTTTTTGGACGGCAGTTTTATTACAGCCAAACCGCTTCCCAATGATTATGAGCTTTGTTGGGATCCGGCATTTGTCAGCCCGGACATTTTGGATACCATCTTCCTGGACTTCGATGATATGAGGGCCGCGCAAAAAGAAAAATATGGTGGTGAATTTTTTCCCACTATTATGACAGAGGGGTTCTCTGGTAAACCATTCGTTGAGTTTTTCCAAACCGAAAAAGATACCGGGGCACGAAAAGGCATCATTCGGTTATTACATACATATTAA